TGTTTCACAGGATCAACATTCGCGAGGAGGATATGCAGGCGCAGCGATTTTTGTGGTATGACAAAGGCAGCGACAAAGCAGACACCTATGTTATGCGAGCTATGACTTTTGGGATTAGCTGCGCGCCGTTTATAGCGCACTTCGTTCGAGATAAGAACGCGGAAACCCACCAAGAAGAGTTCCCATTGGCCTTAATCGATAGCATGAGGAACGAACAGGAGGCCATCCAGATCACCAGACAAGTCATAGAAGTCCATCGCAGAGGCGGATTCGAGATCCGTAACTGGTCGTCGAATTCGGAAGAAGTACTCAAAAGCTTGCAGGATAATGGCAACGCTGGAATCCAAAAGGccgtggatttttgtggaacAGAAAAGATACTTGGCATGTTCTGGGACCCACATAATGATATGTTCAAATGAAGCGTGATGTGCTGGCGGAAAACACAGTGCCTACCAAGCGAGAAGTGTTACAAGTTTTGATGTCGATCTTCGAtccattgggatttttatcatGCCAAACGATCGGACTAAAAATACTCCGCCAGTGCATATGGcggcaaaaaattgaatgggATCAGGAGCTACCTGAGAGGATTCTAGAAGAATGGCGCCAATGGAAAACCATCTTGCAAGACATAAGGACTTTCGAGGTCCCTAGATGCTTTTCCCCAGCCACATCGGAGCCATGTCAAATTGGACTCCATACATTCGTCGACGCCAGCGAGCAAGCATATTCTGCAGTCTGCTACTTGCGCGTGACAACGGATGACAGAGTCGGCGTATCTTTGGTAATGGCGAAATCTAAGGTGGCACCTTTAAAACCACTTTCGATTCCGCGTATGGAGCTGCAGGCAGCAGTTATGGGAACACGCTTAGCCCAAAAAGGTGATGAGCACACGCAACCTACGAATTGACAACGCCACTTACTGGTCGGACTCCAAGACAGTGTTGCAGTGGCTAACTATGGACCCCCGCAACTTTCATCAGTTCGTGATGCACAGAGTCGCCGAAATTCTGGAAACAACACTGGTCGAGCAATGGCGGTGGATTCCTCCAAAGCTGAACGTAGCAGATGGAGCTACCAAGGTCCCCGGGCAAACCCAACGAGAGACGTGGATAACGGGCCCGGAGTTCCTGAAGACCGATGCGAGCAACTGGCGAATATCCAAGAAGCAGGAGAGCATCATCCATACCTCGGAGATCCGGAAGCATGTGATGACGACGCATACGAAATCAGTGGTTATGTTCAACGCGAACGATTTCTCAAATTGGCGGCGGTTATACAGAGCTGTGGCGCTAGTACTCCTGTTTATTGATCGGCTGCGAGCGAAATGTGCCGGACAAGATATGCCAGCCACCACGACAATGGCTCATGTGAGCAAGGCAAAGATGCTTCTATACAAGCAATCTCAATTCATCGCCTTCGCAGCAGAACTAAAAACGTTATCCGCGGGAACGGCGCTCCTCAAGGGAAGCAGATTGGCCGGATTGAACGCGTACCTGGACAACGATGGAGTACTACGAACAAGAGGCAGATTAAACGCAGTTGACATAGCTGAGGACGCCATCATACTAGCTCATGGATGCCGGATAACCAACCTCATAGTTAGGAGCTTCCACGAAAAGTATCACCATCTCGCTCATGAGACTGTAATAAACGACATTAAAAAATCGTGTTATATCAGCCGGCTACGAGTACTGCACAAATCTGTACGAAACACATGCCAACGATGCAAGATTGACAGAGCAGTTCCCAGACCACCCCAGATGGCACCAATCCCGAGGGCAAGAGTTGGAAGCTTCGAGAGGCCGTTTACCTATACAGGCGTTGACTATTTTGGCCCGTTATTGGTGAACGTCGGCCGGCGCAAAGAGAAGAGATGGGTAGCTCTGTTCACTTGTCTTACGTTGCGCGCGGTGCATTTTGAGATCGTCTACAGTCTAGATACTAGTTCATGTATCATGTGCCTAGCCAATTTTATGGCCCTTTCAGGGACACCGAGGAAAATATTCTCACACTGATGGAGGCGCAATTTATCATCAACTCGCGACCTCTCACGTTCGTAAGTTTGGATTCCGAGGATGACGCTGCCCTGACTCCGAACCACCTGCTGCTAGGATCGGCGAACGGATACAAGCCGCTGCCAGAAGAGGGAATGAATCTGAAGCGTAGATGGAACGAGACTCAGCGCTTCGGAGACCGCTTTTGGCAACGATGGGTTAAGGAGTATGCACCCGTGTTAACCAGGCGCACCAAATGGTTTGAGAAGGTGCCTCCAATCACCATCGGGAGCATCGTCGTAGTCGTGGATGAGCTCCTTCCCAGGAACCTGTGGCTAAAAGGACGCGTGACTGACGCAATGATAGCCAACGATGGACAAGTTCGTCGGGTGACAATCAAGACGCAGCATGGTGCTATAGAAAGACCAGCAACAAAGGTAGCAGTTCTGGACGTCGGCTTGGAGATAGGTAACTGACCACGGATCGGGATCAGTTACGGGGGAGGGAATGCTACCGCCGTCCTagaattaagtttatatttaaaaaatgaaatcgttAAAATTAGTGTAGAATAATGTTTAGaataagttttgaaaaacGCTAGACGTAAGCTTATCGATATACGGAAAAATGGCGGAAGAACGAGGCGTTTGCGATCGCTAGGTGAAGCTAACAAGCCGAGGGAAAACGACGAAGTTTTTTAGCTCGCGCGCCATGATTTGAGTTTAAATAAAGGAAAGAACAACCAAATCCatgtttgcttaaaaaatCGTGCACCAACCTCGCCCCGACCTCAACAccaatcgttatgaaatttggtatgtcgttatattttgccaaaaatagcactcatacAAAATTCGACTCTATCTTTTgaaaaaccaaagttatagaatttccgatcaatcagttgttatgcagctataggatatagtcagccgatcccggccgttccgacttatactgcgtgtaaaggaaagaagggtgtgagCCATGTTTTtggtcgatagctttaaaactgagagactataAGTCAACACAGATAGTTTACAAGACCAAATCAGAGTTTTACTGTAGTAGTACAACACAAAAAAGTTGGTAAATGATTAGTTATTCGCTGGCATAAGAGCAATCTATCAACCAgcaataatattttgtttattagacAATTGCATCAAAGGCTGAATATGGTGGATGTTCTCGTTGGGAATCGTTGTTTCGGATTGATCAAAAATTGTTTCCCATAAGTTTGTTTCCCAATCACACAATCTGCCAAAATGAATActaatgtttttcttttagtcGTTTAGTATACCACTGTATAACTCAATATCAATTTACGcgaatattttaaagttatggtttagatttttgtattattttttgaacaGGCACATGCAAATAGACTTTAAGGAACTATGTATATCGTTCGTTCGCTTTTATGAACTGTCCCATCTCCTTTCCCTAAATTAAACCCTATTTTAAATAGtcgcaaatttaaatttcctaTATGGTACTTTTAATGTAAATTAAGTTACCTTTTCCTTGTTAATAagtaaatacaaatatttaaaaaaaaatttaaggtaCCCATAGTACCCAAGAAGTTAAAGTTTTTTTGAAATCTTTTCAACCGTTTAATTTGTAATCGAGATCACGGTCTGAAGTCTAAGAGGGTCGTGTTGTGCAAATGTCAAACTACAATGGCTAGGGAATAGAGCactaaagtttctagtccttctGTTAGGAATGTTATAGTTTAAGCGTGTTattaaatgctggctatcgaCATCCCcattaataaggttatgcagaaaaactacaccgagcattgtcctacgatttgttaagctatgtaagtttataagtaaaagtctgctactgtaggatggaagctgaagatttgcatcccagtataccCTTATCGACATCCCCATTAATAAGGTTATGTAGGAAAACTACACCCAGCATGGGCCAACGATTTTTTCAGcttggtaagtttattagtagAAGTCTTATAAGTAGTTTATTAGTAGAAGTCTTATAAGTAGTTTATTAGTAGAAGTTGAAGTCTATAGAAgtactataagatggaagatgaagatttgcatcccagttaagACCTATAAGTGAAAAtgttaaattcttttgtacggattggATTCTATGCAGTCCTGATCTACTCTATATTGGGGATGATATTGGAGATATATGAACCATACTCCAGAATCGGAcagaccaaagaaataaataagctTTTAGTAATGTAGGGGTCGTTACGTTATTTTGACCATCTTTTAATGAATCCAATGACTAAAATACCCTTATTAAGCAGTGAagaaatatggtcggaaaatGTATGTTTAGTGTCTAATAGGACGCTGAGATCATTGACCtaagttaatttttctaaggcaatcccatagagaatatacgtagcttgcagagggcaagaacgataaaaagacttAAGCTTGCATTTGGATCCATTAAGTACTAAATCATTTGCTAAACACCAGtttggaaaattttcaaaagagATGGaaagagatggatttgtattgAAGACAAAGCTACTAATTCCTCTGCATTAAGAGGTAGCAGGCGGTTGCGTTTTTCTTCATTAATAAGGCCAGCTTCAGAAAAAAGTCTTTCGCTATACACAGTAGTGCAAGGAGCAGAAAGGTAGATTTTTGCAAACTTTGCTAAATTTGGGCATTAGCTGCCCACCAAGAATAAGGGTGCGATCAATTTGCATTGGCTAGAGATTAAAGTCCAGCTCACAGGTTATGGATATGGATACAACTGTTAACTTCACTCATCAACgaaaaaaaccaaatcgaACCGAGAACACCCGATCGTTGGCGCGACGTCTACGCAAACGGCTAAGTTTTGCAAAACATTCGGATATTCGGCGGCCGGATATCCGGCCAAATGGTCGGCCGAATATCCGGTATCCGGTATCCGGCCAAACTGCTATCCGTTTCATCTCTAGTAAATACCATCAGTTTGCAATTTCTTCCAAAACCCATCTATGACAATGGAAGTCACCTCCAGTAAATTAGTGGTGGACCGAAGCCAatgaagccatgctgacatgaagagatgatcgaagagaaaaagtgttgcaaatgaggagtaattagtttttcaaataactttggaattgccgagaattttgagattttttttttctttatctgAGGGAATTATGtaagattccttccacttaaagGGAAAAATCTAGGTTTCCAAATATAAATTGAAGAGTCTATGTAGAGGTTTGCGAAGAGCtttggcacagtattttaacACACAGTAAGTACTCCATCGTGCCTGGCGTATAAACGGGTATAagggtttgacccttagaagatcaACGAATAAGCTATTCTCAgagaaagacggacagaaaataagtcTCATTTTAAGATTCTTTGAACAATTTGTCAAAAACTTACGTTTTGATTCGATTTTTGAGTGAAAGGTCTTACTCAGAGAAAACCCGATTTGTCGTTTTTATCAGGGACcgtaattgttataatttttaaaataaaaattatttgttgatttttatgacaaaaattgaaatataactcttattttcaatttttatgatAATAAttaagcataataattttttttttaatttttataaaaataaataaaaataaaaattatggttcaatttttattaaaaaaattgaaaataagtgttacgattcaatttttattataaaaattgaaaataaaaattgaatgcgaataacttctgaaccgagtggactattaaaaaaccgcttacatttttatgatctgtggcgcagtacctttcaaatgatgtatcgaatgtccttaaaggacataatcaaggattcctcaattattcaatttattaagttATATTTCTAGTGTGGGTCAACAGGGGTATATTGGGAATCAATGTCCAATACTATCGAGCCCACCGCATTGAAGTAAAGACGCTTGGCGTGATTGCGCTCCATGAAGCATGAAAATTGAACATGTGCTGAacgagtttttaataaaaaaggagCAAGTCTACACTGTCACTTCAGACAATGGCAAGAATGTCATTAAAGCGATCGACTTCATGAACAAAGAATTGAATTCTGAATTTTGTGACGAGTTTGACGATGACGACCTTATGAAAGATATTCGCGTTCACTCTATACATTCGATTAGATGTGACGCCTATTCCATGCAATTAGCTGTTCATGACCTGCTATAAGAGACCTGCTTGTCGATAGCGCACGATCCATAATAAAAACTTTGCGAACTCCGACTTATaggtaaacaaattaaatgcataacattacacttaaaaattaaaataatattttaaaattatggaTACATCCCCAACCTCTACTGGATGTACCAACAAGGTGGATCTCAACGTACACTATGTTGAAAAACGTATGCGTATATAGggagttttcaaaagaaaatctaAGTGAAACATTGCAGTTAACGGAATCAAATTGGGAGGAAATGAACTTGCTGTTGGCGGCACTAGAACCTATTTTTATAGCCactaaaaaattgcaaagcgAACAATTATATTTCGGCGATTTTTATAAGCTTTGGCTTGAAACGAATTTAAtacaacaaatatttcaatataatcgaaataattttaagaaactcGGTGTGTACTTTTACATGGTTGGCCCACACttgaaaatttctagtagaaatataactaaataaattgaataattgaggATTCCatgattaaaacatttttaggacctgtttttttaataaagagtAATATTGTCATTGCAGATgccattattaaaaaatttttcttcaCATAATTCACATAATCGAGTCTTTCTTTGTTATGAACACTGTTATTTATGGAATTATTAAGGAATCCTTGATTATGTCCTTTAAGGACATTCGtacatcatttgaaaggtactgcgccacagatcataaaaatgtaagcggttttttaatagtccacttggttcagaagttattcgcattcaatttttattttcaattttataataaaaattaaatcgtaacacttattttcaatttttttaataaaaaatgaatcatcatttttatttttattttttttataaaaattgaaaaataattcttattcttaattattattataaaaattgaaaataagagttatatttcaattttagcaatagaaattgaaataaaagtttattgtttttttggattcaccgttaaaaaatggtatatgtgcccttttcccactccccacaaaggcttttttgtcgttcaatttttttgaactcataagtcttatttgcagtccctGGTTTTTATCATTCATTTTTGCATATTGTTTTCTTagcttttgaatttttataaagaGGTGAAGCTGCGGTCCTCTTACTTGGATGCGCTCGCAAAGGTTGAGCTAGCTATACCACCGATCCAGGTTTTCATCTACATTCGAAACAAAATACTGCACAAAAGTTAAAATCGCTTTATGCGTTAAGGTCAATGATGAGTGAtgattttatatacatatgtgtcaTATCTTTCAAATTTGcccaactaaaaataaaaattaaaaaaaaagcttagtGGTTGGACTTGCGCACCGCAAAGTAAGTCAAAAGTTTATGAAATTaatgtaaattttaatgtttttcttttttctaagcaaatatttattgacATCAGTGCAATTGCAGATCCGCTTTTGTTGTCCGTTGACATGTAGATTCCTTGAAAGTTTGTCGAAAAATGATGTTCGCGCGCATGTTGGCTATAGTgggcaaataaaatttgagTTGGCGAGCATCTTCGCCAAAATGCTCGtctgtggatgggccccttaaGCAGAATCATTACCTCTCGACTATCCccaaatttttgttgtttatgaATATATTTGGAAATTGAGTTGAAGAAAAGTCTGTTGTTTATGAGTCTAACACAAAAGACCGTTTGACCtaagtattatattttttcggttttttgtttaaagcTCTCAGTGTTTGAGCACTCAATTAATCCGGTCTCTATCAGATACCAAGGGACCAagcatactttttttttttttttttcagttatgatataaaaatatataaaaatagatGTTAAAACGGGTCAAATGTTATTCGcaagttttaataaaaaaaaaacgttcgAGCAGGGCCctctaaattaaatttccgTTTTAAAAAGACTTTAAGGTTAAAAATGTTATCTTTTTGaagtaataaaaaacaaggtta
This is a stretch of genomic DNA from Drosophila bipectinata strain 14024-0381.07 chromosome 4, DbipHiC1v2, whole genome shotgun sequence. It encodes these proteins:
- the LOC138926904 gene encoding uncharacterized protein; its protein translation is MSTRNLRIDNATYWSDSKTVLQWLTMDPRNFHQFVMHRVAEILETTLVEQWRWIPPKLNVADGATKVPGQTQRETWITGPEFLKTDASNWRISKKQESIIHTSEIRKHVMTTHTKSVVMFNANDFSNWRRLYRAVALVLLFIDRLRAKCAGQDMPATTTMAHVSKAKMLLYKQSQFIAFAAELKTLSAGTALLKGSRLAGLNAYLDNDGVLRTRGRLNAVDIAEDAIILAHGCRITNLIVRSFHEKDTEENILTLMEAQFIINSRPLTFVSLDSEDDAALTPNHLLLGSANGYKPLPEEGMNLKRRWNETQRFGDRFWQRWVKEYAPVLTRRTKWFEKVPPITIGSIVVVVDELLPRNLWLKGRVTDAMIANDGQVRRVTIKTQHGAIERPATKVAVLDVGLEIGN